A region from the Rhinoderma darwinii isolate aRhiDar2 chromosome 2, aRhiDar2.hap1, whole genome shotgun sequence genome encodes:
- the LOC142743727 gene encoding guanylate kinase-like: MAGPRPVVLSGPSGAGKSTFLKRLLKEYEGVFGFSVSHTTRSPRSGETNGKDYHFVPREEMQRGIANGEFIENAVFSGNMYGTSKAAVQARNQICILDIDMQGVKSIKKTDLNPLYISIQPPSVQILEKRLRDRNTESEESLQKRLQAAIDDIEMGSEIHED, translated from the coding sequence ATGGCAGGACCCCGTCCCGTGGTGCTGAGCGGACCCTCCGGCGCAGGGAAGAGCACGTTCCTGAAGAGGCTACTGAAGGAGTACGAGGGCGTGTTCGGGTTCTCTGTGTCCCACACAACGAGGAGCCCCAGATCCGGAGAAACCAACGGGAAAGATTACCACTTTGTGCCCCGGGAAGAGATGCAACGAGGCATTGCCAATGGGGAGTTTATAGagaacgcagtgttttcagggaaCATGTACGGGACCAGTAAAGCAGCAGTGCAAGCGAGGAACCAGATCTGCATCCTGGACATCGATATGCAGGGAGTCAAGAGCATAAAGAAGACCGACCTGAACCCCCTCTACATCTCCATTCAGCCTCCGTCTGTCCAGATCTTGGAGAAGAGGCTTCGCGACCGCAACACGGAGTCCGAGGAAAGTTTACAGAAGAGGCTGCAGGCGGCCATAGATGATATAGagatgggctcagaaatacatgaagactaa